TTGATGTAAATTAAACAAGTTAACAAATTTTAGCGGAAACTACAAACGAAGTTAATGATTGGAATAGGgttttaaatttgagaaaaaaatcgaggattgaatttttaatttttagagtagatggactaaatctcaaattctgtaaaagtatagggactgatatcatatttaactaaataaaatgcGCGTACAGTCTACCGTTATTGATATTGCTTCCTCAAATGGAAGACAACAGCTTTTGATTCCTAGTAAAGAAGCAAACAAAACAGCAgcatgaaaatttgtaaaagttaggcTACTGGTATTGCTTTACTGGGTTAGGGCGGGTTCATTATTTTTTGGCGTGGGGGTATCTGCTAACATTACCTAATCAGTAATCACCCATATTTCAATATAACATACAGAATAtcttataaaaataacataatgcAACAATTATCTACACAAACTACTTATCCTATAAAAATaactcatttatttataaatatatatattatgaaatataaacttacttattatataaataatcaaaACTTGCTATTTCAGTTCTATAAAAAATGGTTATTTAAACTGAAGTAatgtgatttttctttttctttttttcaataatttaaatatgtaaattttaattttaatttattatataaattcatttaataaaaataataatataatcaaGATCAGAATTTATATTCTTTAAACTcatccttttatttcatttgaaaaaaaaatatacatatttgatgATAAATTAGAAGATAATTTTCAGGTGTATCAATCTAAATCGAGTAATAATTTCATGTTCCTTCGCCATGCAATGGGAACTATCCATTCATAATATCTACAATATATTATTCCGCATTTGGAGGTTGGATAAGttttttattccttttctttcttttctaggtttttttttccCTAGGGAAACTGCTAGGTTTTCTGTgccaattacataatttatatgtgACGTGTGATTGCTTTGAGTGATAACTGTTTTTCTGGTTTTATGGGCATGCTTTCATTTCGGCTTACATTCTGCTATTGCTCTTGTATTTTTAactcctctttcttcttcttataaACCCCCATTTCCGCCCTCTTTTACTTGTCTCCCtctttaatttgttttcttttctttcttttgccttctttatatctctttcattttttcttttgctCGTTTCGTTGCATATTTTTTTTACAGGTCAGTCAGTACTATTTAGTCTTAAATACATCTTTTTCTCTGCGtaatgtatttctttttattttttattttatttttatgatttctattgTGTATGTCTTTTCAAAGAAAATGCAATTTTCAATGAAAGCTGTATATGATAATAATTcgtattatttagatttaatatatttgtatattcttgttttttttttcttttgtgtgtGTGTGCATGTTTTGAATTACTTCTTATACTATGTTTATACTGTGTAATCGTGAATAATATTACTGGACGTGATATTTTGGCAATTGGTTTGATTTGACCTGAATCATTGCAGACCACGTTCTTTTTGGCGCCTTTGGTTCACAGTAACAGCTGACCTTAATCCAATCATTAGAAAGATCTTTACTTTCTAAGTCCCAATGAACCATTTTACTATATTACCAACATGAAATCTCACAGATTAAACATATTGATCTCATCAAGAAGATTAACTTGATTTTCCTCCCCTCAAACCATTTCCTTACTATTTGTTTCTTCTCAACATAACCTACATTGGCATTGTGTAAAATTAGTCTTAGATACTAAGAAGGATCTTTTTGGTTTTTAGATAGTGCAACCATGGAAAATGAAGCTTATTCGCAAGAAAAGCCTCTACCTTGTGATCTGGGGGACAAATTTTCATTTGTTCCAATTTCAACTAGTTTTTACTCTCTTTCTCTCTGTCAACATGGAACTTAAATGGGTTCTTGTTTATACTCGTATAGGGCCTTATATCGTTGTAATCTTTTCCAAGTTTTGTTCTTTACCAACTCATTGTATTCATAATATTTGGGTTCCTGATTAGGTTGTTTATTGGAGAAATGATGGCTGATAGGCACCAACATCCTTCTGTCATGCTAAAGATTGCTGGACAACTCCATCTTGGTTCCAGCCTTTCTCAAGATGTTCGATATCGGTATGGAGGATTCCAAAGGCCTGCTGTACATCAGAAGCGTTTTGCATCTGCAAGTTGCAATGCAACATTACAGCATCCCATGACACAGCTGGCATGCCACCCAGTAAGCTATAATCTCTCGTTGTTTGGATCGAGTTCATCAACTGTATGTGCCCAGGCTCCATCAGAGAAAGGCATTTCCGGTTTCGTTATCGATTTCCTCATGGGTGGAGTTTCTGCTGCTGTGTCCAAAACTGCTGCTGCTCCTATTGAACGTGTCAAGCTCTTAATCCAAAACCAGGATGAGATGATTAGAGCTGGTCGCCTCTCCGAACCTTACACTGGTATTGGTAATTGCTTTAAAAGAACAATAGCAGATGAAGGCATGATGTCTTTGTGGAGAGGAAACGCAGCTAATGTGATCCGTTATTTCCCGACTCAGGTTCTTAACGTCTTCACGGAAACCCCCTTATCTTCATTACAATTTAGAATTTAGATCTGGCTGCTCACTTACATTCTCTGAATTCTGCGTTTACAGGCCTTGAACTTTGCCTTCAAGGATTACTTTAAAAAACTGTTCAACTTTAAGAAGGACCGTGATGGCTACTGGAAGTGGTTTGCTGGGAACTTAGCATCTGGTGGTGCAGCTGGTGCCTCTTCCCTTCTCTTTGTCTATTCCCTGGATTATGCTCGGACTCGTCTGGCTAACGATGCCAAAGCCGCAAAGACAGGAGGGGAGAGGCAATTCAATGGCTTGGTTGATGTATACACCAAGACTCTCAAATCAGATGGTATTGCTGGCCTCTACAGAGGTTTCAACATTTCATGTGTTGGTATCATTGTGTACCGAGGCCTGTACTTCGGAATGTATGATTCTCTAAAGCCGGTTATCCTTGTTGGAAAGTTGCAGGTTAGTAGAATTTTATTGTCTTTCTTTTGCATCAAGCAACATTCATGCTAAAGGATTACACTCACACCTGCATTATCTTATATTTTGGATAATATCAGGATAGCTTCTTTGCTAGCTTTGCTCTTGGTTGGGTTATTACAAATGGAGCAGGTCTTGCCTCCTATCCCATCGACACTGTCCGCAGAAGAATGATGATGACATCGGGTGAAGCCGTGAAGTACAAGAGCTCGATGGATGCGTTCTCGCAAATCCTTAAGAAGGAGGGCTTTAAGTCACTGTTTAAGGGAGCTGGTGCCAACATCCTGCGTGCGGTTGCTGGTGCGGGTGTGCTTGCAGGCTATGATAAGCTCCAAATGATTGTTTTCGGAAAGAAGTATGGTTCTGGTGGGGCATAATCATATGGCAACTACAGATGGGTCATCAAATTCATTGCAATGTTATTTATTACATTCCAAATTTTGCCTTGCCTACcgcaaatattatttttattctcattttgAATAACTTAGTTTAGAGAGGTTGTCTCGTCTCATAGAAGAACATTAGTCCTCTCATGGGAGGAATATTTTTACCCTGATTGCAACCGTACACTACACTACTTTTTGAAATTATGTATTGTCCTTTATATCTTAGGAAATTCCAAGGATATATACTTAATTATTACTttgttttttatctttttcttttaatcatTACTGTATAAATAGTTATAATCACAATCAATCgttacacatacatacatacatacatgagacttaatttaatatgtaaaCTAACAATCTGTATGCTCTCAAATTATAGTTGTTTTATACTTTCAAACTAATATTCATTTCAAGTTGAAAGGTAAACTTATTATTGCAGTTTCTTTTTCCATTATCTGTCTAAATTTGAAGGGCTAGCAGATTCAAGTTACTACTCTCCTTATATAATGTTCTTTAGTGTCTAAACTTTCCCAGGCTTGAAGTCTTACAAGGAATTATTTTTACATTCATTGTTTAAAAACtgtgattaaaattatttgttcCTTTGCAAAATCTTAtaagttttcaaaatatttactcTGGTAAactgtaaatattaattttattgaaatttagatttatttaatttttttaatagtacaaaaactaaaatgatagaaattaatTTTATCCGGTCACCTGCGAGGTAATTTCTCCATTTTTATACGGGTGCCACAAATGTCTTGAACTGTGACAAAAACATCGACGGCTGCATGCTATTAGGGAAGAGGCAATTGGTTGACTCCATTACAAGTTGGGTCTAACTGGATTTGACTCTAGATGTTGTGTTTCATGCAGAGTTGTTGGATTATCTATTCTTAACCAATGATCATTCTAATAATATGATGGGAAAAAGTTAGACAATTTTTCGCGGATGAGCAATGAGCAATGATAATCATACTCTTCACCGTTGTGCTTATTGGTTTCATCACTGAGCATGCATGCATTTGAAATAATTGGGGGGAAACAAGAACCAAAAACTATAATGtggttttattttttcaaaatttccatcGTAACAGTTGGACAACATGTTGGACTGGTGGCTATAAACCAAGGTTGTTGATGTTGTGTTCAAAGAAAGGGAGACAGAATCCTAGAAGAATCTTTCAGGCATGGCTCAGAGTAGCAATCAAGCTGTGCCTACATGTTGTTAAACTGTATCTATATACAGTGAAGGCAGGTGCAATGTATATGTTCATCAATATTTATGTCTAAGTTGTTTTGTATCTAAATTTGTCTTTCCGCAGTTACTACAAACCCTGCAAAAATAAGCTCTTGGTCTCTCAGTAGTACTCTTTATTCTGGTGCATGTTGGTGCAATCTTGCTGTACATATTGTTAGGACTTATCAAAATTGCCTTGCTGTATGCTTACAGCAGCTAAATTGAGTATATATCCGTCTACCATCTTCTTTATCTTGTTCGGATACTGGACACATTTTTGGACCCTATATAGGAAATGATGCACTGCAGTCGATCAATGGAATAAAGTGATGTTGGAAATGATTGAAAAGCCAAATTTCATTCCCCTGCTGACGCATAAAGTTGTTTAACATGACTAGGCCACTGGAAATGACTCAGAGTTGAGGAATGCTTACTTTTTTTGCTGCAAGAAAAATGATAGAATTGACACTAATTTTCATCTTCATGTTTATGGTCCCTTAAGAAAACTTCGAGCCTAGGCTACTAGGACTCTTCATTTCTTTCTAAAAGTATCCTTATTTGACACTCAGACTGAATGTAGATAATGTAAATGGAAGGAGATAAACGAAATTCTAGATAAAGTTAACATGTGATTGATGGGTTTGGTGTTAGACTTTAGAGATTCGGTTTCCACAAAGTGTAGAGACAAAAGGAATGTAGGAATATAATGATTCGCAGTCCTTGCTTGCACGctaggtttggttgggttttgttttgttttgttttgtgctGTTGGGTTTTTCCATTCACACAGACACTCCACTCTCTGTCTGACTCATAATTCATTGTTTGCTTTCTCTGCCATCTCTCTCTCCCACATGCCTTACAGCTTTTGCTTTGTGTATCATGGAATGACAGTTATTAACATCACCCTATTGGTTTTAGTAGATTGTATAGAGTCCAACCTGCGAAAGAAGTTATTATTAGCATTATTGGACCAACAAAATTATTGGGATGCAGGCAGCCTGCACCACACAACTTTTTTTCTCCCTTCTCTGGGTCTGCCTGCTTTATCATATGAATGAAGAACCCATGTTCCATTTGTTTCAACAGAATGGGGAAAGCTAACCACTTGTGTACATATATTTCTGAAGATGAGTAATAAATTTCTTTTCATGGAATGAATTAACCAGGTTAAAAGGTCACGTTAGTTCATCTAACACCATTTAGCACGATTTCTTAGTTAGGTAATCAAACTCAACTTCTCCTTTTGTTTCATGTTTATTCCAAACTACCCGAATCTATAAATGGTAATGTCAAATATTTTATGTCGGGTAATAGAAATTTTAAGAACAAAGGAGGCAAGCCCCCCTGTTTGTCTCCAAAGATAAAGGATGAAAAActtgttaattataattaatttagaattcacaagttttcTACCTTTCTCCATTGGGATACCAAATAAAGTCTTAAAAAGTATGAAACCAGTCATTTATGAGCCAAGTATTTAACGTTTAACTACATTACTTTCCCTAGTGCAGAAAACAGAACACCCATAAGTTTCAAACTGGACTTTAGGGTATATCTTAAGCTACCCAAActatctcaatttcatatttttactctTTCTTTATTAATACATTACTTTCATTAAAaagtcttttttttctctctctctctctcaacaTTTTAGTAAGAAATGTCTAGAAATTAATTAAAGGACATAAAgatggaaaaagaaaatagaactaTATATGGTGAAGGGTTGAGTAAATGATAAAAATCATCCGTAAAAAAGCAAAAGAGAATCCTTATCTTTTGCAGCACATGGTAGGGaagctaataataataataataataataataataacaataattaattaattaatctccAGTCCCTGCATTGCATGTCCTAGGAATAATTTTGATTGCTGAAATCTTGATTCACAAGTTTGGTTTGAATTCTTTTGTTTTGCTTGCAATTGCCGGCCAACAACAATGTAGGTCCCTGCCATTGAAGTAAATTCCAAAAAGTCTTGATtcattttatgttgtttttaaaataattaaaaaaaataactgtTTTTGGTTATATTATTTGGTTATATTTATGAAAACATATTATATTCTAATTCACTTCCTTTTGTATGGGTAACAATGTTAATATCAACTAAGTTAAGTCTTAGTCGACAtcgatttttaatgttttatttttattttctataacaattttcatttataataataataaccataaaatttaatatatactaTTTACTTAATTAGTTTTCTACAACAATTTTTTGTctcaaattttagtaaaattaattcCGTTgctaatagaaataaaataaaaatactaattaagatgttatataaataaaatgtttaaaatttatatataaatatattgataatattttattaaataaaattatatatgttaattcTATTAAAGATATTATCTATATATCTCACTGtttaatattattgatatattataatttttaaatttgaaatttaaagaaattcaAATAAGATCGgaatttcaaatatcattataggTGTTTCAAATATTGTTATAGATATATAATAACTATTTCTCTATAATATTTACAGTTTTGACGGACAAATGATACTATTATATCACCATTGACGTGGAAATTTACTGCAAGTCATCTATTCTGGGGTacaattacttttttatttttttcttgtcaTCAAAAGCAAGCTGTTTAAAGAAAAGGATTAAAAGGTAAAACATGTGTTGTGAAATCCGTGAATACAAAAAAGTTTTTGTGGGATCTATTTTGTAATTTGCAGTGTAATAAATATTGGGATTTGCTTCCACGTATTTATATAACATTAGGTTTCTGTGTTAATAACagcatttttttgttttgttttgtttcaacaTGCCAATTGTGACGGATCATTAAGTCTGTATTTATTAGCAAAGAAGTGAGTTCTTTTAATTATCAATATAATTATGACTTAAAAAACATGTTAACTGCGATCGTGTATGCATGTTGGACTTTGGTTATTCCTTCAATTTGattcattaattattttttattccattAGTATAACAGACTTTCCTAACTAAACTTTGATAAAGGGTTTGAAAAAATTCAAAGGTTGATGGAAGAGCTGACTGGTGAACAAATCTGTTGCCAGTTGTGCCTACTCACCATCCCTAacgattatttttattttaggaaaatGTTAACCAGTGATTAGAGATTTGTTAAGATGATATTTAAAGGATTATAAATGTAAATTAATGATTTCCCCGTAActcaaatgtttaattttttgtatAAAAGATGTTTAAAGTAAAAATGGAAGATGTCTGCTCCATATAATCTACAAAAAgcgaattatttatttttgaaacttttttaacCAGCTTCAACTATATTTTCGTTCGGTTGACCTTCTTACATTTTCCTAATTGATCAGCTGCAGCCGCAGCTGCGGTTGGTTTCTTAGCATTTTCAAGAGGTTTCCCTTCTGTTAGAGAGTGCCCATTCTCCTCTAGTTGACCAACTTTATCAAACAAATTacactaaaataaaatatactatatttgtgtttttatttggtcgaagtgaaatagtgaattttaTGTATAGAGCAACACCATGATAAAGTTTTGGCAACTTTGGGTATATTAGTTATTCAACTATCTTAAAATATCATATAATCAATCTAGAAAGTTACATTACTAACACTACAAAGAGATAAAATATGAACTTATGATGTGAGGCCTCTATTATCTCCTATATAGTACCTTCTTCCCCAATCAACAGTACTCTTAACTTTTTTAACTCTCTTCATCCTCACTGAGAACAGTGACTCTTTGCCTTAATTTAGGGTAAATCATCCTATATTCTTACTTGTTGATTCTActgttaacaatttttttttaaaaatttcatatttttaaattaacaaaaaataaatattatttttaaaaaaatcaacaaccTTAAAATAATCtctaatttttaagtatttttaacaTTTGGTTTTATATCTCAATTAGAGTGTTGATGATTTCGAATAGTGTAACTCTGGATATTTGATAAAGAAAAACTTTGGACATTTTTAGATATTTGATCCGCATTTTTCGATTAAAATATTGCATACTTTATTATTTGTAGAAATTTAGAACACATGTAGATATTAATGGTCCtatatttattatcaaattcGTTTTAATTTTTTAGTGGATGCAAATATTAGAATCCATAAttcaaaaatgatttatttttggagatAAAATCAAtaatctaaatctaaattcattttctgttttacttattaaattcgaattaattgaatatttgttggataatattatttaatttaaatttgaagtcaaataacaattctcaaaatttaaaatgattatatgaatttatttatttttttatatttatgtgaatttaattttctttatagtaAATGTGGGTaatgtgaatttaaatttaaagattAGAAAAAGGGTAGAGGGGATATTAAAATAGTACAGTCTCATCTGATACCGCCAGACATGCTATCATTTCCCATCTAAGTTTAACGGAGTTTGCGTGTTGTTGAAACTACTGCATAAAGGCGCCCTCCCTTACAATTATAAATGAAGCCACATACTACTGTTATTaatgaaaaaagaacaaaaaaaaaaaaagagacataaGACACAAAGAGAGGGAAGGGGGGAGAGAGAGGGAGTGTGTGTTGTTTGCTAAGCGGAGCTTAAATAAAAGCGATGAATGTCGGCTGCCTAGTTCTTTAATCTCTCCTCTTTATTTCTCAAAGGATCTCTTCttttaaagatttatttattCCATTTCTATATATATCAGTCTATTTCTAATTCTATCCTTATCCCTCTCTGGATCCATTCAGTCCATTTCTATCTCTGTCGCGAGAAGATCTCGCATTTCCTTAGCTGGAGATCCTATAATCATAGAATGAGATAGTTCGCTTTAAGTCTAGCTCTCATTTTCTTGTTTGGTTGCCCAGAAAGTTCAGTTCAGCATCAAAGCAACCGGAAA
The sequence above is drawn from the Gossypium hirsutum isolate 1008001.06 chromosome A05, Gossypium_hirsutum_v2.1, whole genome shotgun sequence genome and encodes:
- the LOC121229264 gene encoding ADP,ATP carrier protein 1, mitochondrial isoform X1, producing MQWELSIHNIYNILFRIWRLFIGEMMADRHQHPSVMLKIAGQLHLGSSLSQDVRYRYGGFQRPAVHQKRFASASCNATLQHPMTQLACHPVSYNLSLFGSSSSTVCAQAPSEKGISGFVIDFLMGGVSAAVSKTAAAPIERVKLLIQNQDEMIRAGRLSEPYTGIGNCFKRTIADEGMMSLWRGNAANVIRYFPTQALNFAFKDYFKKLFNFKKDRDGYWKWFAGNLASGGAAGASSLLFVYSLDYARTRLANDAKAAKTGGERQFNGLVDVYTKTLKSDGIAGLYRGFNISCVGIIVYRGLYFGMYDSLKPVILVGKLQDSFFASFALGWVITNGAGLASYPIDTVRRRMMMTSGEAVKYKSSMDAFSQILKKEGFKSLFKGAGANILRAVAGAGVLAGYDKLQMIVFGKKYGSGGA
- the LOC121229264 gene encoding ADP,ATP carrier protein 1, mitochondrial isoform X2; translated protein: MMADRHQHPSVMLKIAGQLHLGSSLSQDVRYRYGGFQRPAVHQKRFASASCNATLQHPMTQLACHPVSYNLSLFGSSSSTVCAQAPSEKGISGFVIDFLMGGVSAAVSKTAAAPIERVKLLIQNQDEMIRAGRLSEPYTGIGNCFKRTIADEGMMSLWRGNAANVIRYFPTQALNFAFKDYFKKLFNFKKDRDGYWKWFAGNLASGGAAGASSLLFVYSLDYARTRLANDAKAAKTGGERQFNGLVDVYTKTLKSDGIAGLYRGFNISCVGIIVYRGLYFGMYDSLKPVILVGKLQDSFFASFALGWVITNGAGLASYPIDTVRRRMMMTSGEAVKYKSSMDAFSQILKKEGFKSLFKGAGANILRAVAGAGVLAGYDKLQMIVFGKKYGSGGA